From the genome of Mixophyes fleayi isolate aMixFle1 chromosome 2, aMixFle1.hap1, whole genome shotgun sequence, one region includes:
- the MID1IP1 gene encoding mid1-interacting protein 1: MMQISDTYNQRHSLFNAMNRFIGAVNNMDQTVMVPSLLRDVPLDIEVKEEVHNSNGAANYFTRKDMHSYYILLKSIRNDIEWGILQGDDRKKDKLTSMDISRLEDADGEENLEKQFHYHLTGLHTVLSKLTRKANILTNRYKEEIGFGSWGH, translated from the coding sequence ATGATGCAGATATCTGACACATACAACCAGAGGCACTCCTTGTTCAATGCCATGAACAGGTTCATCGGGGCGGTAAATAACATGGACCAGACGGTAATGGTGCCCAGCTTGCTGAGGGACGTACCTCTGGACATAGAGGTGAAGGAAGAGGTCCACAACAGCAATGGGGCTGCCAACTACTTCACAAGGAAAGACATGCACAGCTACTACATTCTGCTGAAATCCATCAGGAATGACATTGAGTGGGGTATCCTGCAAGGAGATGATAGGAAAAAGGACAAACTGACCAGCATGGACATCAGTAGGCTGGAGGATGCGGATGGAGAGGAGAACCTGGAGAAACAGTTCCACTACCATCTCACTGGACTTCACACAGTGCTCAGTAAACTCACCCGGAAAGCCAACATCCTCACTAACAGATATAAAGAAGAAATCGGATTTGGAAGCTGGGGACATTGA